From Daphnia pulicaria isolate SC F1-1A chromosome 4, SC_F0-13Bv2, whole genome shotgun sequence, one genomic window encodes:
- the LOC124335798 gene encoding uncharacterized protein LOC124335798 isoform X2, protein MNQLLLLPPPRLDHHQSLTPRRLRTTSVLTDVDDRGRRRKMKSVIALVMVVTFMATLVLDVSAATAQTAADIRSSSRREALWSWSDSDDAAGQELSDSMELSPSSENEFLLQLSSDTNWTSFLNETEDDDDDDQGVEEDQNDEVEDAVIFDEADGDGNGTNWWTSPVYPSGYTPLGLVIASIFVTFIMIIIVGGNILVIIAIATERSLKGIQNWFIGSLAVADCLLGAIIMPFSLANEMMGYWVFGQWWCDVHSAVDVLLCTSSIMNLCLISLDRYWSITHAIEYLRKRTPERCVIMITTVWILSGLVSIPPLLGWKKETPQGEFPKCELSEDIGYVLYSALGSFYIPSCIMVFVYIRIYYAARARARRSQENKIKRKLSQTKEEQLEQQQQRRLTKQKAEMQQQQQQKEELEMKPIKVAVLAGTDAVGKDHQHPTQQSVIANNNGSAQGDRSLPAPVAPSSRGSLTNIKPLPDGHHHQQHRTISETADIRRHSLSIGDVGLRNLTTNWGPSLSVDRLSVFDGCRTTNNKPRNGFKVDQPFRPSPQQKASSNAPSAAPSLTAINESSSTGDDPCQKQLQQPTDDIPAEGVALPPAAQRPSSLKNGGDRTTTAALGTRHCVTFECLTVESSSVTYSTVKCFSGDQQPQPILNHKVEPEPTAMATICEQQAAAPAAAVVPPVPNKRTPLLGQKPPSRFEKLARRILATGLAEGSAPAETSKMNSSSIYEWSSATNDDDLNHLESPSPINASDNVSMMTDPAPPTSGGKTCASASAAASAASNHKTLRSSGSHDLNNENDMASDGGLDPSSSDSGTLARCTVVRPLKIRFCRPNSGSVHKKSSKAKRQVIDTGRVVVREKDPARERRRISRQREKRATLILGLIMGAFIACWLPFFFLYLLAPVCPSCNIQPWGFAFAFWLGYINSALNPTRV, encoded by the exons ATGaaccaactgctgctgctgccaccgcCCAGACTGGACCATCATCAGAGTCTGACGCCCCGGCGGCTCCGCACTACGTCCGTGTTGACTGATGTTGACGACCGTGGCAGGAGGAGGAAGATGAAGTCGGTGATAGccctggtgatggtggtgaccTTTATGGCGACTCTGGTGCTGGACGTCTCTGCAGCGACCGCTCAGACGGCCGCCGACATCAGGTCCAGCAGCCGAAGAGAAGCTCTTTGGAGCTGGTCAGACTCTGATGATGCTGCTGGCCAAGAGTTGTCCGACTCGATGGAATTGTCGCCGTCATCCGAAAACGAGTTTCTTCTCCAATTGAGCTCTGACACTAATTGGACGTCGTTTCTGAACGAGacggaagacgacgacgacgacgaccaaggAGTGGAGGAGGACCAAAACGACGAGGTAGAAGACGCCGTCATTTTCGATGAGGCCGACGGCGATGGCAACGGCACTAACTGGTGGACCAGTCCCGTCTATCCGAGCGGTTACACACCGCTGGGTTTGGTCATCGCTTCGATCTTTGTCACCTTCATCATGATCATCATCGTCGGCGGCAACATTCTGGTCATCATCGCCATCGCCACCGAGCGCTCGCTCAAGGGCATTCAGAACTGGTTCATCGGCTCGCTGGCCGTGGCCGACTGTCTGCTGGGCGCCATCATCATGCCGTTCTCTCTGGCCAACGAGATGATGGGCTACTGGGTGTTTGGCCAGTGGTGGTGCGACGTCCACTCGGCCGTCGACGTCCTCCTCTGCACGTCCAGCATCATGAACCTCTGCCTCATCAGTTTGGATCGTTACTGGTCCATCACTCACGCCATCGAGTACCTGCGCAAGCGGACGCCCGAGCGCTGTGTCATCATGATCACCACCGTCTGGATCCTGAGCGGCCTCGTCTCCATTCCGCCTCTGCTCGGATGGAAGAAGGAAACGCCGCAGGGAGAATTCCCCAAATGCGAG CTGAGCGAAGACATCGGCTACGTCCTGTACTCGGCCCTGGGCTCGTTCTACATCCCCAGTTGCATCATGGTGTTTGTGTACATCCGGATTTACTACGCGGCCAGGGCCAGGGCGCGCCGGTCCCAGGAGAACAAGATCAAGCGCAAACTCTCGCAGACCAAGGAGGAACAGctggaacagcagcagcagaggcgCCTCACCAAGCAGAAGGCGGagatgcaacaacagcaacaacaaaaggaaGAATTGGAGATGAAGCCAATCAAAGTGGCCGTGCTGGCCGGCACGGACGCCGTCGGCAAAGATCATCAGCACCCGACGCAACAGTCGGTCATCGCTAATAACAACGGCAGTGCCCAGGGTGACAGGAGCCTTCCGGCTCCGGTGGCTCCTTCATCCCGCGGATCGCTCACAAACATCAAACCGCTGCCGgacggccaccaccaccaacagcaCAGGACCATCAGCGAGACGGCCGACATCAGGAGGCACAGTCTGTCGATAGGCGACGTCGGATTGAGAAATCTGACAACGAATTGGGGGCCGTCGCTGTCGGTGGACCGGCTGAGCGTCTTTGACGGATGCCGGACGACTAACAACAAGCCGAGAAACGGGTTCAAGGTCGACCAGCCCTTCCGCCCGTCTCCCCAGCAAAAGGCGTCGTCCAACGCCCCCTCGGCGGCGCCCAGTCTGACGGCCATCAACGAATCCTCATCCACCGGCGACGATCCGTGCCAGAAGCAGCTGCAGCAGCCGACGGATGACATTCCGGCGGAGGGCGTCGCCCTGCCGCCGGCAGCTCAACGTCCGTCGTCGCTCAAAAATGGCGGCGATCGAACGACGACGGCGGCGCTGGGAACGAGACATTGCGTCACTTTCGAGTGTCTCACGGTGGAGAGCAGCAGCGTCACTTATTCAACCGTCAAATGTTTCAGTGGCGACCAGCAACCGCAGCCGATCCTCAACCACAAAGTCGAACCGGAACCGACGGCCATGGCGACCATTTGCGAGCAGCAGGCGGCGGCCCCGGCCGCTGCTGTTGTCCCGCCGGTACCCAATAAACGGACGCCGCTGCTGGGCCAGAAGCCGCCGAGTCGGTTCGAAAAATTGGCCAGGCGGATCTTGGCCACCGGATTGGCGGAAGGGAGCGCTCCGGCCGAGACCAGCAAAATGAACTCGTCGTCGATTTACGAATGGTCGTCGGCCACCAATGACGACGACCTCAACCACCTGGAATCTCCGTCGCCCATCAACGCTTCCGACAACGTCAGCATGATGACCGATCCGGCGCCGCCGACTTCCGGCGGCAAGACTTGCGCTTCCGCTTCGGCTGCCGCCTCGGCCGCCAGCAATCACAAGACGTTGCGATCCAGCGGGAGTCACGACCTGAACAACGAGAACGACATGGCCAGCGACGGGGGACTTGATCCTTCGTCGTCGGATTCGGGCACTTTGGCCCGTTGCACCGTCGTCCGTCCCCTCAAGATCCGCTTCTGCCGGCCCAATTCCGGCAGCGTCCACAAAAAGTCTTCCAAAGCCAAACGACAG GTGATCGACACTGGGAGAGTGGTTGTTCGAGAGAAAGACCCGGCCCGTGAGCGAAGGAGGATCAGCCGTCAGCGGGAGAAAAGAGCGACTCTCATCCTTGGACTGATCATGGGAGCCTTCATCGCCTGTTGGTTGCCGTTCTTTTTCCTCTACTTGCTGGCTCCTGTCTGCCCGTCGTGCAACATTCAACCCTGGGGCTTCGCCTTCGCTTTTTGGCTCGGCTACATCAATTCGGCCCTCAATCCC ACGCGTGTGTAG
- the LOC124335798 gene encoding uncharacterized protein LOC124335798 isoform X1: protein MNQLLLLPPPRLDHHQSLTPRRLRTTSVLTDVDDRGRRRKMKSVIALVMVVTFMATLVLDVSAATAQTAADIRSSSRREALWSWSDSDDAAGQELSDSMELSPSSENEFLLQLSSDTNWTSFLNETEDDDDDDQGVEEDQNDEVEDAVIFDEADGDGNGTNWWTSPVYPSGYTPLGLVIASIFVTFIMIIIVGGNILVIIAIATERSLKGIQNWFIGSLAVADCLLGAIIMPFSLANEMMGYWVFGQWWCDVHSAVDVLLCTSSIMNLCLISLDRYWSITHAIEYLRKRTPERCVIMITTVWILSGLVSIPPLLGWKKETPQGEFPKCELSEDIGYVLYSALGSFYIPSCIMVFVYIRIYYAARARARRSQENKIKRKLSQTKEEQLEQQQQRRLTKQKAEMQQQQQQKEELEMKPIKVAVLAGTDAVGKDHQHPTQQSVIANNNGSAQGDRSLPAPVAPSSRGSLTNIKPLPDGHHHQQHRTISETADIRRHSLSIGDVGLRNLTTNWGPSLSVDRLSVFDGCRTTNNKPRNGFKVDQPFRPSPQQKASSNAPSAAPSLTAINESSSTGDDPCQKQLQQPTDDIPAEGVALPPAAQRPSSLKNGGDRTTTAALGTRHCVTFECLTVESSSVTYSTVKCFSGDQQPQPILNHKVEPEPTAMATICEQQAAAPAAAVVPPVPNKRTPLLGQKPPSRFEKLARRILATGLAEGSAPAETSKMNSSSIYEWSSATNDDDLNHLESPSPINASDNVSMMTDPAPPTSGGKTCASASAAASAASNHKTLRSSGSHDLNNENDMASDGGLDPSSSDSGTLARCTVVRPLKIRFCRPNSGSVHKKSSKAKRQVIDTGRVVVREKDPARERRRISRQREKRATLILGLIMGAFIACWLPFFFLYLLAPVCPSCNIQPWGFAFAFWLGYINSALNPVIYTIFNKDFRRAFRRILFRCTIAHY, encoded by the exons ATGaaccaactgctgctgctgccaccgcCCAGACTGGACCATCATCAGAGTCTGACGCCCCGGCGGCTCCGCACTACGTCCGTGTTGACTGATGTTGACGACCGTGGCAGGAGGAGGAAGATGAAGTCGGTGATAGccctggtgatggtggtgaccTTTATGGCGACTCTGGTGCTGGACGTCTCTGCAGCGACCGCTCAGACGGCCGCCGACATCAGGTCCAGCAGCCGAAGAGAAGCTCTTTGGAGCTGGTCAGACTCTGATGATGCTGCTGGCCAAGAGTTGTCCGACTCGATGGAATTGTCGCCGTCATCCGAAAACGAGTTTCTTCTCCAATTGAGCTCTGACACTAATTGGACGTCGTTTCTGAACGAGacggaagacgacgacgacgacgaccaaggAGTGGAGGAGGACCAAAACGACGAGGTAGAAGACGCCGTCATTTTCGATGAGGCCGACGGCGATGGCAACGGCACTAACTGGTGGACCAGTCCCGTCTATCCGAGCGGTTACACACCGCTGGGTTTGGTCATCGCTTCGATCTTTGTCACCTTCATCATGATCATCATCGTCGGCGGCAACATTCTGGTCATCATCGCCATCGCCACCGAGCGCTCGCTCAAGGGCATTCAGAACTGGTTCATCGGCTCGCTGGCCGTGGCCGACTGTCTGCTGGGCGCCATCATCATGCCGTTCTCTCTGGCCAACGAGATGATGGGCTACTGGGTGTTTGGCCAGTGGTGGTGCGACGTCCACTCGGCCGTCGACGTCCTCCTCTGCACGTCCAGCATCATGAACCTCTGCCTCATCAGTTTGGATCGTTACTGGTCCATCACTCACGCCATCGAGTACCTGCGCAAGCGGACGCCCGAGCGCTGTGTCATCATGATCACCACCGTCTGGATCCTGAGCGGCCTCGTCTCCATTCCGCCTCTGCTCGGATGGAAGAAGGAAACGCCGCAGGGAGAATTCCCCAAATGCGAG CTGAGCGAAGACATCGGCTACGTCCTGTACTCGGCCCTGGGCTCGTTCTACATCCCCAGTTGCATCATGGTGTTTGTGTACATCCGGATTTACTACGCGGCCAGGGCCAGGGCGCGCCGGTCCCAGGAGAACAAGATCAAGCGCAAACTCTCGCAGACCAAGGAGGAACAGctggaacagcagcagcagaggcgCCTCACCAAGCAGAAGGCGGagatgcaacaacagcaacaacaaaaggaaGAATTGGAGATGAAGCCAATCAAAGTGGCCGTGCTGGCCGGCACGGACGCCGTCGGCAAAGATCATCAGCACCCGACGCAACAGTCGGTCATCGCTAATAACAACGGCAGTGCCCAGGGTGACAGGAGCCTTCCGGCTCCGGTGGCTCCTTCATCCCGCGGATCGCTCACAAACATCAAACCGCTGCCGgacggccaccaccaccaacagcaCAGGACCATCAGCGAGACGGCCGACATCAGGAGGCACAGTCTGTCGATAGGCGACGTCGGATTGAGAAATCTGACAACGAATTGGGGGCCGTCGCTGTCGGTGGACCGGCTGAGCGTCTTTGACGGATGCCGGACGACTAACAACAAGCCGAGAAACGGGTTCAAGGTCGACCAGCCCTTCCGCCCGTCTCCCCAGCAAAAGGCGTCGTCCAACGCCCCCTCGGCGGCGCCCAGTCTGACGGCCATCAACGAATCCTCATCCACCGGCGACGATCCGTGCCAGAAGCAGCTGCAGCAGCCGACGGATGACATTCCGGCGGAGGGCGTCGCCCTGCCGCCGGCAGCTCAACGTCCGTCGTCGCTCAAAAATGGCGGCGATCGAACGACGACGGCGGCGCTGGGAACGAGACATTGCGTCACTTTCGAGTGTCTCACGGTGGAGAGCAGCAGCGTCACTTATTCAACCGTCAAATGTTTCAGTGGCGACCAGCAACCGCAGCCGATCCTCAACCACAAAGTCGAACCGGAACCGACGGCCATGGCGACCATTTGCGAGCAGCAGGCGGCGGCCCCGGCCGCTGCTGTTGTCCCGCCGGTACCCAATAAACGGACGCCGCTGCTGGGCCAGAAGCCGCCGAGTCGGTTCGAAAAATTGGCCAGGCGGATCTTGGCCACCGGATTGGCGGAAGGGAGCGCTCCGGCCGAGACCAGCAAAATGAACTCGTCGTCGATTTACGAATGGTCGTCGGCCACCAATGACGACGACCTCAACCACCTGGAATCTCCGTCGCCCATCAACGCTTCCGACAACGTCAGCATGATGACCGATCCGGCGCCGCCGACTTCCGGCGGCAAGACTTGCGCTTCCGCTTCGGCTGCCGCCTCGGCCGCCAGCAATCACAAGACGTTGCGATCCAGCGGGAGTCACGACCTGAACAACGAGAACGACATGGCCAGCGACGGGGGACTTGATCCTTCGTCGTCGGATTCGGGCACTTTGGCCCGTTGCACCGTCGTCCGTCCCCTCAAGATCCGCTTCTGCCGGCCCAATTCCGGCAGCGTCCACAAAAAGTCTTCCAAAGCCAAACGACAG GTGATCGACACTGGGAGAGTGGTTGTTCGAGAGAAAGACCCGGCCCGTGAGCGAAGGAGGATCAGCCGTCAGCGGGAGAAAAGAGCGACTCTCATCCTTGGACTGATCATGGGAGCCTTCATCGCCTGTTGGTTGCCGTTCTTTTTCCTCTACTTGCTGGCTCCTGTCTGCCCGTCGTGCAACATTCAACCCTGGGGCTTCGCCTTCGCTTTTTGGCTCGGCTACATCAATTCGGCCCTCAATCCC GTCATTTACACCATTTTCAACAAAGACTTCCGGCGAGCGTTTCGTCGCATCCTCTTCCGCTGCACCATCGCTCACTACTGA